A portion of the Bacteroides faecium genome contains these proteins:
- a CDS encoding serine O-acetyltransferase, whose protein sequence is MSPLNFTHILTQAVDELSESESYKGLFHQHKDGEPLPSAKILYEIIELSRSILFPGYYGNSTINSRTINYHIGVNIEKLFDLLCEQILAGLCFGTNSAGKCSVCSDTEREEAARLASKFISKLPAMRRILATDVEAAYNGDPAAESYGEVIFCYPAIKAISNYRIAHELLELGVPLIPRIITEMAHSETGIDIHPAAKIGSHFTIDHGTGVVIGATSIIGNNVKLYQGVTLGAKSFPLDADGKPIKGIPRHPILEDNVIVYSNATILGRITIGCDATVGGNIWVTENVPAGARIVQTKAKK, encoded by the coding sequence ATGAGTCCACTGAACTTCACCCACATTTTGACACAGGCAGTCGATGAGCTATCGGAAAGCGAATCTTACAAAGGACTGTTTCATCAACACAAAGATGGCGAACCACTGCCCTCTGCTAAAATCTTGTATGAAATTATCGAGCTTTCACGCTCCATTCTCTTCCCCGGATATTACGGGAATTCTACTATCAACAGCCGGACAATTAATTATCACATCGGTGTAAATATTGAGAAACTGTTTGATTTGCTCTGCGAGCAAATCCTGGCGGGATTGTGTTTCGGAACCAATAGCGCAGGGAAATGCAGCGTCTGCTCCGACACGGAGCGGGAAGAAGCCGCACGCCTTGCCTCGAAGTTTATCAGTAAGTTGCCTGCCATGAGGAGAATACTGGCAACCGACGTGGAAGCCGCTTACAACGGTGACCCTGCTGCCGAAAGCTATGGTGAGGTAATCTTCTGCTATCCGGCTATCAAGGCTATCAGCAATTATCGCATCGCGCATGAATTGCTGGAACTGGGTGTTCCGCTGATTCCGCGTATCATCACGGAGATGGCGCACAGCGAGACGGGTATAGACATCCATCCGGCTGCGAAAATCGGCAGCCATTTCACTATCGACCACGGTACGGGCGTCGTTATCGGTGCAACAAGTATTATCGGCAATAATGTCAAACTGTATCAGGGTGTCACCCTGGGAGCCAAGAGTTTCCCGCTGGATGCGGACGGAAAGCCTATCAAGGGTATCCCCCGCCACCCGATTCTGGAAGACAATGTGATTGTTTATTCCAATGCCACTATCCTGGGCAGAATCACTATCGGATGCGATGCGACCGTGGGCGGCAATATTTGGGTGACAGAGAATGTGCCCGCAGGAGCGAGAATCGTACAAACTAAAGCAAAAAAATAA
- a CDS encoding THUMP domain-containing class I SAM-dependent RNA methyltransferase, whose protein sequence is MSEQFEMIAKTFQGLEEILAEELTALGANDIQIGRRMVSFTGDKRMMYKANFCLRTAIRILKPIKNFTAKDADEVYNQIQAIPWEEYLDVNKTFAIDAVVFSDEFRHSKFVSYKVKDAIVDYFREKTGKRPSVRINNPDVLLNIHIAQTTCTLSLDSSGESLHRRGYRQEAVEAPLNEVLAAGMILMTGWRGDCDLIDPMCGSGTIPVEAALIAKNIAPGVFRKGFAFEKWVDFDADMFDDIYNDDSQEREFAHKIYGYDNNPKANEIATHNIKAAGVSKDIVLKLQPFQQFEQPKEKSVIITNPPYGERISTNDLLGLYQMIGERLKHAFVGNEAWVLSYREECFDQIGLKASQKVPLFNGPLECEFRKYEIFDGKYKEFKSQEGEEEDKKDSEGEQAPRFRERKEFKPRREGEFKPRREGDFKPRREGESRPRREGDFKPRREGGDFKGGDRDRKPRGDFRGGRDSRAPREFKGNREPRIPKKEEE, encoded by the coding sequence ATGAGCGAACAATTCGAGATGATAGCCAAGACCTTCCAGGGACTGGAAGAGATACTTGCAGAAGAACTGACAGCATTAGGAGCCAACGATATCCAAATAGGACGCCGGATGGTTTCATTCACCGGAGATAAACGTATGATGTATAAGGCCAATTTCTGCCTTCGTACCGCTATCCGCATCCTGAAACCAATCAAGAACTTCACAGCGAAGGATGCTGACGAGGTTTATAATCAGATACAGGCTATTCCATGGGAAGAATATCTCGATGTAAACAAGACTTTTGCTATCGACGCAGTGGTGTTCAGCGATGAATTCCGCCATTCGAAGTTTGTTTCGTATAAAGTGAAAGATGCGATTGTGGACTACTTCCGCGAGAAAACCGGAAAGCGTCCGTCTGTCCGCATCAATAATCCGGACGTATTGCTGAATATTCATATTGCGCAGACTACCTGTACGCTGTCTTTGGATTCTTCGGGTGAGTCGTTGCACCGCCGCGGTTATCGCCAGGAAGCAGTAGAAGCTCCGCTGAACGAGGTGTTGGCGGCAGGGATGATTCTGATGACGGGATGGCGCGGGGATTGTGACTTGATTGACCCTATGTGCGGTTCGGGTACTATTCCTGTCGAAGCTGCTCTGATTGCAAAGAATATTGCTCCGGGAGTGTTCCGCAAAGGATTCGCTTTCGAGAAATGGGTGGATTTCGATGCGGATATGTTTGATGATATTTACAATGACGACAGTCAGGAGCGTGAATTTGCTCATAAGATTTATGGATATGATAATAATCCGAAGGCTAATGAGATTGCTACACACAATATAAAAGCCGCGGGTGTATCGAAGGATATAGTGCTGAAACTGCAACCGTTCCAGCAGTTCGAACAACCGAAGGAGAAGTCAGTCATTATCACGAACCCGCCTTATGGAGAGCGTATTTCTACCAATGATTTGCTCGGGCTTTATCAAATGATTGGTGAGCGTCTGAAGCATGCGTTTGTCGGTAATGAAGCGTGGGTATTGTCTTATCGGGAAGAGTGTTTCGACCAAATCGGTTTGAAAGCCAGTCAGAAAGTGCCTTTGTTCAATGGCCCGTTGGAGTGTGAATTCCGCAAATATGAGATTTTTGACGGAAAGTACAAAGAATTCAAGAGCCAGGAAGGAGAAGAGGAAGACAAGAAAGACTCCGAAGGGGAACAAGCTCCAAGATTCAGAGAAAGAAAAGAGTTCAAGCCACGTCGCGAGGGTGAATTTAAACCACGACGCGAAGGGGACTTCAAGCCACGCAGAGAGGGTGAATCCAGACCTCGCAGAGAAGGAGATTTCAAACCACGTAGAGAAGGCGGTGATTTTAAAGGTGGCGACAGGGATAGAAAGCCACGGGGAGACTTCCGCGGGGGAAGAGATTCAAGAGCGCCGAGAGAGTTTAAGGGGAATCGGGAGCCGAGGATTCCGAAGAAGGAAGAGGAATAG
- a CDS encoding DUF3836 domain-containing protein — MKAKVSLKMFVLSAVLLVVSLATSARSYDGQLIYNPVEENGVTVGQTVYKMDGNTLANYMKYNYKYDDNKRMIESEAMKWNSSKDEWQKDLRINYIYEGKTVTTNYYKWNAKKQTYVLVPEMTVTMDNTNM, encoded by the coding sequence ATGAAAGCAAAAGTATCTTTAAAAATGTTCGTTTTATCAGCAGTTCTTCTTGTTGTGTCGCTTGCTACTTCTGCACGTAGCTACGATGGTCAATTGATTTATAATCCGGTAGAAGAAAATGGTGTAACAGTAGGACAAACCGTTTACAAAATGGACGGTAATACTCTCGCTAATTATATGAAGTACAATTATAAGTACGATGATAACAAACGTATGATTGAAAGTGAAGCCATGAAATGGAACAGCAGTAAGGATGAATGGCAAAAAGACTTACGCATCAATTACATTTATGAAGGCAAGACTGTCACTACCAATTATTATAAATGGAACGCTAAGAAACAAACCTACGTATTGGTTCCCGAAATGACCGTCACGATGGATAATACAAATATGTAA
- the polA gene encoding DNA polymerase I, protein MDSDNKLFLLDAYALIYRAYYAFIKNPRINSKGFNTSAILGFVNTLEEVLKKENPTHIGVAFDPSGPTFRHEAFEQYKAQREETPEAIRLSVPIIKDIIRAYRIPILEVSGYEADDVIGTLATEAGKQGITTYMMTPDKDYGQLVSDKVFMYRPKHTGGFEVMGIEEVKAKFDIQSPAQVIDMLGLMGDSSDNIPGCPGVGEKTAQKLIAEFGSIENLLEHTDQLKGALKTKVETNRELITFSKFLATIKIDVPIQLEMNKLIREDADENSLRSIFEELEFRTLIDRVLKKETTGNGMTSPAGSKTPTGKGTPAPLPLFPEEGGAVQGDLFANFTGNEPGEAKKSNLETLESLDYNYQLIDTEEKRQEIIQKLLTSKILSLDTETTGTEPMDAELVGMSFSIAENEAFYVPVPAEQEEALKIVNEFRPVFENENSLKVGQNIKYDMIVLKNYGADVKGPLFDTMIAHYVLQPELRHGMDYLAEIYLHYQTIHIDELIGPKGKNQKNMRDLDPKDVYRYACEDADVTLKLKKVLEEELKKNDAKGLFYDIEMPLVPVLVNIERNGVLLDTEALKQSSAHFTAQMENIEKEIYELAGETFNIASPKQVGEVLFDKLKIVEKAKKTKTGQYVTSEEVLESLRHKHPVVEKILEHRGLKKLLGTYIDALPLLINPRTGRVHTSFNQTVTATGRLSSSNPNLQNIPIRDENGKEIRKAFIPDEGCLFFSADYSQIELRIMAHLSEDKNMIDAFLSNHDIHAATAAKIYKIDLNDVGSDMRRKAKTANFGIIYGISVFGLAERMNVDRKEAKELIDGYFETYPGVKAYMDKSIQVAQEKGYVETIFHRKRFLPDINSRNAVVRGYAERNAINAPIQGSAADIIKVAMARIYQRFQAEGIQAKMILQVHDELNFSVPVNEKERVEEIVIEEMEKAYRMHVPLKADCGWGKNWLEAH, encoded by the coding sequence ATGGATTCAGATAATAAATTATTTCTTTTAGACGCTTATGCACTGATATATCGGGCGTATTACGCCTTTATCAAGAACCCAAGAATCAACTCCAAAGGATTCAATACTTCAGCAATCCTGGGCTTTGTCAACACGCTCGAAGAGGTGCTGAAAAAGGAGAATCCGACGCATATAGGAGTGGCTTTCGACCCTTCCGGGCCTACTTTCCGCCACGAAGCTTTTGAACAATATAAAGCGCAACGCGAAGAGACTCCCGAAGCAATCCGCCTGTCCGTACCTATTATAAAGGATATTATAAGGGCTTATCGTATTCCTATTCTCGAAGTGTCGGGCTACGAGGCCGACGACGTGATAGGAACTCTTGCCACCGAAGCCGGCAAGCAGGGGATTACGACGTACATGATGACGCCCGACAAGGATTACGGCCAGTTGGTGAGCGACAAGGTATTCATGTACCGTCCCAAGCATACGGGTGGTTTTGAGGTAATGGGTATCGAAGAGGTGAAAGCCAAGTTTGATATTCAGTCGCCCGCGCAGGTGATTGACATGCTGGGTTTGATGGGTGACTCTTCGGACAATATTCCCGGTTGCCCCGGTGTAGGCGAAAAGACTGCGCAGAAGTTGATTGCCGAGTTCGGAAGTATCGAGAATCTGCTGGAGCATACCGACCAACTGAAAGGGGCACTGAAAACGAAAGTGGAAACGAACCGGGAATTGATTACGTTCTCGAAGTTCCTGGCAACTATCAAAATCGACGTCCCCATCCAACTTGAAATGAATAAGCTTATCCGCGAAGACGCAGATGAAAATTCACTCCGCAGTATTTTTGAGGAATTGGAATTCCGGACACTCATTGACCGCGTGCTCAAAAAGGAGACTACCGGAAATGGAATGACGTCCCCAGCCGGAAGTAAGACGCCAACCGGAAAAGGCACTCCCGCTCCTCTCCCACTTTTTCCCGAAGAAGGGGGAGCCGTGCAAGGCGATTTATTTGCAAATTTCACGGGCAACGAGCCGGGCGAAGCAAAAAAATCAAATCTAGAGACGTTAGAATCGCTTGATTATAACTACCAACTCATTGATACAGAAGAGAAAAGGCAGGAAATTATTCAAAAGTTGCTTACATCGAAAATTCTCTCGTTAGACACGGAGACGACGGGAACGGAACCGATGGACGCAGAATTGGTCGGAATGAGTTTTTCTATTGCCGAAAATGAAGCATTTTATGTTCCTGTCCCTGCCGAGCAAGAAGAAGCGTTAAAAATCGTCAACGAGTTTCGTCCGGTCTTTGAAAATGAAAATTCGCTGAAGGTAGGACAGAATATCAAGTACGACATGATTGTTCTTAAAAATTATGGCGCGGATGTGAAAGGCCCGCTTTTCGATACAATGATTGCGCATTACGTTCTTCAGCCGGAACTTCGTCACGGGATGGATTATCTTGCGGAAATTTATCTGCACTATCAGACGATTCATATTGACGAACTAATCGGACCGAAAGGTAAGAATCAGAAGAATATGCGCGACCTTGACCCGAAGGACGTCTATCGTTATGCTTGCGAAGATGCGGATGTAACGTTGAAGTTGAAGAAGGTGCTGGAGGAGGAACTAAAGAAGAATGATGCCAAAGGGTTGTTCTACGATATAGAGATGCCACTTGTTCCGGTATTGGTCAATATAGAAAGGAACGGGGTATTGCTGGATACGGAAGCATTGAAACAATCGTCTGCCCATTTCACGGCGCAGATGGAAAACATCGAGAAGGAAATTTACGAGTTGGCAGGCGAGACTTTCAATATTGCTTCACCCAAGCAGGTCGGCGAAGTGCTGTTTGACAAATTAAAGATTGTAGAGAAAGCGAAAAAGACCAAGACGGGACAGTATGTCACTTCGGAAGAGGTGCTTGAAAGTCTTCGTCACAAGCATCCGGTAGTGGAAAAAATTTTGGAACACCGCGGGCTGAAAAAGTTGTTGGGAACGTATATCGACGCACTGCCTTTATTAATCAATCCACGCACAGGCCGGGTACACACGTCTTTCAACCAGACGGTCACCGCTACGGGACGTCTGAGTTCGAGCAATCCGAACTTGCAGAATATCCCTATCCGCGACGAGAACGGAAAGGAAATCCGCAAGGCATTTATTCCCGATGAAGGTTGTCTTTTCTTCTCGGCGGACTACTCGCAGATTGAATTGCGCATTATGGCGCATCTCAGTGAGGATAAGAACATGATTGATGCTTTCCTCAGCAATCACGATATTCATGCTGCTACGGCTGCGAAAATCTATAAGATTGATTTGAATGATGTAGGTTCGGATATGCGCCGTAAAGCCAAGACTGCCAATTTCGGTATTATATATGGTATATCCGTATTCGGTCTTGCCGAACGGATGAATGTAGACCGGAAAGAAGCCAAAGAATTGATTGACGGGTATTTCGAGACTTATCCGGGCGTGAAGGCGTATATGGACAAGAGTATTCAGGTGGCACAGGAAAAGGGATATGTAGAAACGATTTTCCACCGGAAGCGTTTCTTGCCGGACATTAATTCACGAAATGCCGTTGTACGCGGATATGCGGAACGAAATGCCATTAATGCGCCTATCCAGGGGAGTGCGGCGGATATTATCAAGGTAGCCATGGCCCGTATTTACCAGCGCTTCCAGGCGGAAGGGATACAGGCGAAGATGATTCTGCAAGTGCATGACGAATTGAACTTCAGCGTTCCCGTCAACGAGAAAGAACGCGTGGAGGAAATCGTTATCGAGGAAATGGAGAAGGCATATCGCATGCATGTGCCCTTGAAAGCTGATTGCGGATGGGGAAAGAATTGGCTTGAAGCACATTAA
- a CDS encoding LytR/AlgR family response regulator transcription factor — protein MMETEEKYKVVIIDDERSAIDALRHELAPYREFEVKGIASNGTKGKKMVMELRPDLLFLDVELPDMLGLNLLSEIRDDVLWDMKVVFYTSYDKYLLQALRESAFDFLLKPFEHEDLKVIIDRYRKAMSTSALLPPPSFASSVNALLPQHGMFMISTVTGFKFLRLEEIGFFEYLKEKRQWQVVLFNQSRLNLKRNTKAEDIIGYSQAFIQISQSAIVNVNYLAMIDGKCCQLYPPFHDRSDLIISRNFLKELQERLYVL, from the coding sequence ATGATGGAGACAGAAGAAAAGTATAAAGTAGTTATCATTGACGACGAGCGTTCGGCGATTGATGCTTTGCGCCATGAGTTGGCACCCTATCGTGAATTTGAAGTAAAGGGAATTGCAAGCAATGGCACAAAGGGTAAGAAGATGGTTATGGAACTGCGTCCAGATTTACTATTTCTTGACGTAGAGCTTCCGGATATGCTCGGCCTTAACCTGCTGAGTGAAATAAGGGATGATGTATTGTGGGATATGAAAGTGGTATTCTATACTTCTTATGACAAATATCTGCTGCAAGCCCTGCGTGAATCCGCTTTCGACTTCTTGCTGAAGCCCTTCGAACACGAAGATTTAAAAGTGATTATAGACCGTTACCGGAAAGCCATGTCAACCTCTGCGTTGCTTCCGCCGCCTTCCTTCGCGTCTTCTGTCAATGCTCTGCTGCCGCAACATGGCATGTTTATGATTAGCACAGTGACCGGATTCAAATTCTTGCGACTGGAAGAAATCGGTTTCTTCGAATACCTGAAAGAGAAGCGCCAATGGCAGGTCGTACTGTTCAACCAGTCCCGGCTGAACCTGAAACGGAATACGAAAGCCGAAGATATTATCGGTTATTCACAAGCTTTCATACAGATTAGTCAGTCTGCTATTGTAAATGTAAATTATCTGGCTATGATTGACGGAAAGTGCTGTCAGCTTTATCCGCCCTTTCATGACAGGAGCGACCTGATTATCTCCCGTAATTTCCTGAAAGAGCTGCAAGAACGCTTGTACGTATTATAA
- a CDS encoding polyprenyl synthetase family protein gives MDSISLIRTPIEAELEDFKNLFDSSLSSSNALLDSVVSHIRQRNGKMMRPILVLLVARLYGAVRPSTLHAAVSLELLHTASLVHDDVVDESTERRGQLSVNAIFNNKVAVLTGDYLLATSLVHAEQTHSHPIIQLVSSLGQDLADGELLQLSNVSNHSFSESVYFDVIRKKTAALFAACTKAAAFSVGVGEDEAEFARLLGEYIGICFQIKDDIFDYFDSKEIGKPTGNDMLEGKLTLPALYVLNKTKDSAMQEIAFKVKEGTATPDEIARLIEFIKENGGIEYAVRTMNLYKQKAFDLLASLPDSEICAALRAYLEYVVDREK, from the coding sequence ATGGACAGTATCTCACTCATCAGGACTCCGATTGAAGCGGAACTGGAGGATTTCAAAAATCTTTTTGATAGTTCTCTTTCCAGTTCGAATGCATTGCTCGACAGCGTCGTATCTCATATACGGCAGAGGAATGGTAAGATGATGCGTCCTATCCTCGTCCTGTTGGTAGCGCGCCTTTACGGTGCTGTCCGCCCTTCCACGCTTCATGCCGCCGTCTCCCTGGAGCTGCTTCACACAGCCAGCCTGGTGCACGATGATGTGGTGGACGAAAGTACCGAACGACGCGGACAACTTTCGGTGAATGCTATCTTTAATAATAAGGTAGCTGTACTGACAGGCGACTACTTGCTGGCTACAAGCCTTGTTCATGCCGAACAGACGCACAGCCACCCTATTATCCAGTTAGTATCTTCATTGGGGCAGGACCTCGCCGACGGCGAATTGCTCCAGCTCTCCAATGTAAGCAATCATAGCTTCTCCGAATCAGTTTATTTCGATGTCATCCGTAAGAAAACCGCCGCTCTCTTTGCAGCCTGCACAAAAGCTGCCGCTTTCTCGGTGGGAGTAGGTGAGGATGAAGCCGAATTTGCCCGCTTGCTGGGCGAATATATAGGTATCTGCTTTCAAATAAAGGACGATATCTTCGATTACTTCGATAGCAAAGAAATCGGCAAGCCGACCGGCAACGATATGCTCGAAGGGAAACTGACACTGCCTGCCCTGTATGTGCTGAACAAAACGAAGGACAGCGCCATGCAAGAGATTGCGTTTAAGGTGAAGGAAGGTACGGCTACCCCTGACGAAATAGCCCGTTTAATCGAGTTTATCAAAGAAAACGGCGGTATCGAATATGCAGTCCGTACGATGAACCTCTATAAGCAGAAAGCCTTTGACCTGCTGGCTTCCCTGCCGGATTCTGAGATTTGTGCAGCACTCCGCGCCTATTTGGAGTATGTAGTAGACCGCGAAAAGTAA
- a CDS encoding DUF1266 domain-containing protein — protein sequence METHVRTIRFNPNPLNLFLGNERKKGLRIGYMEAVLDGFYLNSIDTGVHPQKLSRFLSEDFHCTDTESVTGLFQFLINEGDRVSYQIMLPYLLSTSNICEFEEIIHKRFFGVERFIQQGKNLYNFVKYTEERRDPIIWINDLERGVVGWDMGLLVGLVRAALGSGYITKEEAWEYIGQAGALCAADLRTPEEIDKSYLLGRAMKSGRIEDWDKSLTCYSLLDKYRK from the coding sequence ATGGAAACACATGTAAGAACGATACGATTCAATCCCAATCCTCTGAATCTCTTCCTCGGGAATGAGAGAAAGAAAGGGCTCCGTATAGGCTATATGGAAGCCGTACTGGATGGCTTCTATCTCAATTCTATAGACACCGGCGTACATCCGCAAAAGTTATCAAGGTTCCTATCGGAAGATTTTCACTGTACAGATACCGAGTCCGTCACCGGATTATTTCAGTTCCTTATCAACGAAGGTGACAGGGTTTCCTATCAAATCATGCTCCCCTATCTGCTCTCGACAAGCAACATCTGCGAGTTCGAGGAAATCATCCACAAACGTTTCTTCGGGGTTGAACGCTTCATTCAGCAGGGAAAGAATCTATACAATTTCGTGAAATATACAGAGGAAAGAAGAGACCCGATTATATGGATTAATGACTTGGAAAGAGGGGTTGTCGGATGGGATATGGGACTGCTGGTCGGGTTAGTTCGCGCGGCTTTGGGCAGTGGATACATTACCAAAGAAGAGGCTTGGGAGTATATCGGACAAGCGGGCGCATTGTGTGCAGCAGATCTTCGCACGCCGGAAGAGATAGACAAAAGTTACCTGCTCGGACGAGCTATGAAATCAGGAAGAATAGAAGATTGGGACAAGTCACTGACTTGTTATTCGCTGCTGGACAAGTACAGGAAGTAA
- a CDS encoding ORF6N domain-containing protein: MDDITIIENKIYEIRGQKVMLDFDLAEMYGVETKRLKEQVRRNIERFPAEFMFELTKEEAIISRSQIATLKTGQGYNIKYLPFAFTEYGIVMLSSVLKSKTAIDVNINIIRAFVRMRQYLLSNVPKKELEELKQRIEYLEEDITSDRESYEKQFDDLFNAFAKISAIIQSRQTPLDRVKVEGFKNK, from the coding sequence ATGGATGATATAACCATTATTGAAAACAAAATATATGAAATCAGGGGGCAGAAAGTGATGCTTGACTTCGATTTAGCAGAAATGTATGGAGTTGAAACCAAACGACTCAAAGAACAAGTGCGTCGTAATATTGAACGTTTTCCCGCTGAATTTATGTTTGAACTAACTAAAGAGGAAGCTATAATTTCAAGGTCGCAAATTGCGACCTTGAAAACAGGACAAGGATATAATATCAAATATCTTCCATTTGCATTTACTGAATATGGCATAGTTATGTTATCTAGTGTTCTCAAATCCAAGACTGCTATAGACGTGAACATCAATATAATCCGCGCCTTTGTGCGTATGCGCCAATATCTTCTATCCAATGTACCCAAAAAGGAGTTGGAAGAATTAAAGCAACGTATTGAATATCTTGAAGAAGACATAACTTCTGATAGAGAAAGTTATGAGAAACAATTTGATGATCTATTTAATGCTTTTGCAAAAATAAGTGCAATTATCCAATCGAGACAAACTCCTTTGGACAGAGTAAAAGTAGAAGGATTTAAAAACAAATAA
- a CDS encoding tetratricopeptide repeat-containing sensor histidine kinase, with protein sequence MNRRATMKLFGLLGLLMLLSCGYTNKHHSKSLCELTFVDSLETRVQDSLFANVLYSRSQIREALVQVQDSQVYYRLLALYGKTFFVSSDFDSILYYHRQVKEFARKANDCPQWNDVLSDVYNMAGNVWMQLNRPDSAIIGYKQAYQYRLKGNRLHILPDICINTADAYLHRGDLAHTASYYRRALFLCDSLNLSEHAKFPVYYGLGQTYMELRDFELSNHYYDLAGQFFDEMNVGEKWTYLNNRGNHYYYKKDYREALKYMRRANELVSAHSQMVFEQNFVKVNLGELYVLTDNLDSAQICLDESYRFFSKIQHNSAVHYIETQMIELALKKGNIAQAQKMIARTAPVGHLDANMLTIRNQYLQHYFERTGDYRRAYEYLKRNGHLDDSIRSERVQMRVAELDMRYQQDTIVLRKEIQIQQQAGEMRVLKLSVYIWVLVCLLLIAGTVVIIWYMRKKREFLRERFFQQINRVRMENLRSRISPHFTFNVLGREINQFNGSEDVKQNLMGLVKYLRRSLELTEKLSVPLQDELDFVRSYIDLEKGRVGEDFTPTVTVEDGLDATRIMIPSMIVQIPVENAIKHGLAGKDGAKELAISVSRQENGIRITVTDNGRGYLPQVASATRGTGTGLKVLYQTIQLLNTKNKSDKIRFDITNRNDGQTGTQVSVYIPFRFSYDL encoded by the coding sequence ATGAATCGAAGGGCTACTATGAAACTGTTTGGGCTGTTGGGGCTGTTGATGTTATTGAGTTGTGGATATACTAATAAACATCATAGCAAGTCTTTATGTGAACTGACTTTTGTTGATTCTTTGGAAACCCGTGTGCAGGATTCTCTGTTTGCCAACGTACTTTATTCCCGTTCACAGATACGTGAAGCACTGGTGCAAGTGCAGGATTCCCAAGTCTACTACCGCCTTCTCGCCCTATATGGGAAAACATTCTTTGTCTCTTCCGATTTCGATTCCATACTTTACTATCACCGTCAGGTGAAAGAATTTGCCCGCAAAGCGAATGACTGTCCGCAATGGAATGACGTACTGTCCGATGTCTACAACATGGCAGGAAACGTATGGATGCAATTGAACCGTCCCGATTCTGCCATCATCGGCTACAAGCAAGCCTATCAATACCGCCTGAAAGGGAACCGGCTCCATATTCTTCCCGATATATGCATCAACACAGCCGATGCCTATCTGCACCGCGGCGACCTGGCGCATACCGCTTCGTACTATCGCCGTGCCCTGTTCCTCTGCGACTCGTTGAACTTGTCCGAACATGCGAAATTCCCCGTCTACTACGGACTGGGGCAAACCTATATGGAACTCCGTGATTTTGAACTGTCGAACCATTACTACGACTTGGCAGGACAATTCTTCGATGAAATGAACGTAGGCGAGAAATGGACATACCTCAACAACCGCGGCAACCACTATTACTACAAAAAAGACTACCGCGAAGCCCTGAAATACATGCGCAGAGCCAATGAACTGGTATCCGCTCATTCGCAAATGGTATTCGAACAGAATTTTGTCAAAGTGAACCTGGGTGAACTCTATGTATTGACCGACAACCTCGACTCTGCACAGATATGCCTGGATGAAAGTTATCGTTTCTTCTCTAAAATACAGCATAACTCGGCAGTACATTACATCGAAACCCAAATGATTGAACTTGCCCTGAAGAAAGGAAACATCGCGCAGGCACAAAAAATGATTGCCCGCACTGCTCCCGTGGGGCATCTCGATGCCAATATGCTGACCATACGCAACCAGTATCTCCAGCATTATTTTGAACGCACCGGTGATTACCGCCGTGCCTATGAATATCTGAAGCGCAATGGTCATTTGGACGACTCCATCCGTAGCGAACGGGTGCAGATGCGTGTTGCCGAACTGGATATGCGCTATCAGCAGGACACGATTGTGCTGCGTAAAGAGATACAAATCCAACAGCAGGCCGGAGAAATGAGAGTCCTGAAACTAAGCGTCTATATTTGGGTACTTGTCTGCCTGCTGCTCATAGCCGGTACGGTAGTCATCATCTGGTATATGCGCAAGAAACGGGAATTCCTTCGCGAGCGTTTTTTCCAACAGATAAACCGTGTCCGCATGGAGAATCTGCGTAGCCGTATTTCCCCTCATTTTACTTTCAATGTGCTGGGACGCGAGATTAATCAGTTCAATGGTTCGGAAGATGTGAAACAAAACTTGATGGGACTGGTGAAATATCTCCGACGAAGTCTCGAACTGACGGAGAAACTGAGTGTACCATTGCAGGACGAACTGGACTTTGTACGCTCCTACATCGACCTGGAGAAAGGACGTGTCGGAGAGGATTTCACCCCGACAGTCACGGTAGAAGACGGGTTGGATGCCACCCGTATCATGATTCCCTCTATGATTGTGCAGATTCCCGTAGAAAACGCCATCAAGCACGGACTGGCAGGAAAGGACGGAGCTAAAGAACTAGCCATATCCGTCTCCCGTCAGGAGAACGGAATCCGCATTACGGTTACCGACAACGGTCGCGGGTATCTTCCGCAGGTGGCTTCCGCGACACGCGGCACCGGTACAGGACTGAAAGTGCTTTACCAAACCATTCAGTTACTAAATACAAAAAATAAAAGTGACAAAATACGTTTTGATATAACCAACAGAAACGATGGACAGACCGGAACGCAAGTCTCGGTATATATCCCGTTTCGTTTTTCTTATGATTTATGA